One Pseudomonas ekonensis DNA window includes the following coding sequences:
- a CDS encoding DUF4870 domain-containing protein: MSDEQELQPRPSHEVRQWAMFCHLSALLGIWVPFGTLIGPLILWQMKRETDPFIDAQGKEALNFQITVAIASMVCFLLMVLIIGFVLFGLLAIGALVLTIIAGVKANEGIAYRYPFTWRLIK; the protein is encoded by the coding sequence ATGAGTGACGAACAAGAGCTGCAGCCCAGGCCGAGCCACGAGGTGCGTCAGTGGGCCATGTTTTGTCACTTGTCCGCCCTGCTGGGGATCTGGGTGCCGTTCGGCACGCTGATCGGGCCGCTGATCCTGTGGCAGATGAAGCGCGAGACCGATCCGTTCATCGATGCCCAGGGCAAGGAAGCGCTGAACTTCCAGATCACCGTGGCGATCGCCTCGATGGTCTGTTTCCTGCTGATGGTGCTGATCATCGGCTTCGTGCTGTTCGGTCTGCTGGCCATCGGCGCGCTGGTGCTGACGATCATCGCCGGGGTGAAGGCCAACGAAGGGATCGCCTACCGGTACCCGTTCACCTGGCGCCTGATCAAGTAA
- a CDS encoding exodeoxyribonuclease III, with translation MRIISVNVNGIQAAVERGLLSWLQAQNADVICLQDTRASAFELDDPAFQLDGYFLYACDAEVPAQGGVALYSRLQPKAVISGLGFETADRYGRYLQADFDKVSIATLLLPSGMNGDEDLNQKFKLMDDFGKYLDKQRRKRREYIYCGSLYVAQQKLDIKNWRDSQQSPGFLAPERAWMDEIVGNMGYVDALREVSREGDQYSWWPDNEQAEMLNLGWRFDYQILTPGLRRFVRSARLPRQPRFSQHAPLIVDYDWTLTI, from the coding sequence ATGCGGATCATCAGTGTGAACGTCAATGGTATTCAGGCTGCAGTCGAGCGAGGTTTGCTCAGTTGGCTGCAGGCTCAGAATGCCGACGTCATCTGCCTGCAGGACACCCGTGCCTCCGCCTTTGAACTGGACGACCCAGCCTTCCAACTGGACGGCTACTTCCTTTATGCCTGCGACGCCGAAGTTCCCGCCCAAGGCGGTGTGGCTTTGTACTCGCGGTTGCAACCGAAGGCTGTCATCAGCGGTCTCGGTTTCGAGACGGCCGACCGCTACGGGCGCTACCTGCAAGCAGATTTCGACAAAGTCAGTATTGCCACCTTGCTGCTTCCTTCGGGGATGAACGGCGATGAGGACTTGAACCAGAAGTTCAAGCTCATGGACGACTTCGGCAAGTACCTGGACAAGCAGCGGCGCAAACGTCGCGAGTACATCTATTGTGGCTCGCTGTACGTGGCGCAGCAGAAGCTCGACATCAAGAACTGGCGCGACAGCCAGCAATCCCCGGGCTTCCTGGCGCCGGAACGCGCCTGGATGGACGAGATCGTCGGCAACATGGGTTATGTCGACGCCTTGCGCGAAGTCAGCCGCGAAGGCGACCAGTACAGCTGGTGGCCGGACAACGAACAGGCCGAGATGCTCAACCTCGGCTGGCGCTTCGACTACCAGATCCTGACCCCGGGCCTGCGTCGCTTCGTGCGCAGCGCACGCCTGCCGCGTCAGCCACGGTTCTCGCAGCACGCGCCGCTGATCGTGGACTACGACTGGACGCTGACCATCTGA
- the coaBC gene encoding bifunctional phosphopantothenoylcysteine decarboxylase/phosphopantothenate--cysteine ligase CoaBC has protein sequence MQRLYRKRIVLGVGGGIAAYKSADLVRRLIDQGAEVRVVMTRGGSEFITPLTMQALSGHPVHLDLLDPAAEAAMGHIELAKWADLVLIAPATADLLARLAQGIANDLLTTLVLATDAIVAVAPAMNQAMWRDPATQANLQLLESRGLKTFGPASGSQACGDVGMGRMMEATDLAQCAADCFQRQALTGKHVVITAGPTQENIDPVRYITNHSSGKMGFALAEAAVEAGARVTLISGPVHLPTPDRVTRIDVVSARDMLAACEAAMPCDIFIASAAVADYRPEVVAPQKLKKDPTSGDGFVLQMVRNPDILATIATRPDRPFSVGFAAETEHLLDYAARKLKDKNLDLIVANDVANPSIGFNSEENACSVIDRGLHATVFAQTSKGKIARQLVTFIAERLNQV, from the coding sequence ATGCAGCGGCTGTATCGGAAACGCATCGTTCTGGGCGTCGGCGGCGGCATCGCGGCCTATAAAAGCGCCGATCTGGTTCGCCGCCTGATCGACCAGGGCGCCGAAGTGCGCGTGGTCATGACCCGCGGCGGCAGCGAATTCATCACCCCGCTGACCATGCAGGCCCTGTCCGGCCACCCGGTGCACCTTGACCTGCTCGACCCCGCCGCCGAAGCCGCGATGGGCCACATCGAACTGGCCAAATGGGCCGACCTGGTGCTGATCGCCCCTGCCACCGCCGACCTGCTGGCCCGCCTGGCCCAGGGCATCGCCAATGACCTGCTGACCACCCTGGTGCTGGCCACCGACGCCATCGTCGCCGTGGCTCCGGCCATGAACCAGGCCATGTGGCGCGACCCGGCCACCCAGGCCAACCTGCAGCTCCTGGAAAGCCGTGGGCTGAAGACCTTCGGCCCGGCCTCCGGCAGCCAGGCCTGCGGCGACGTCGGCATGGGCCGGATGATGGAAGCCACCGACCTGGCCCAGTGCGCGGCGGACTGCTTCCAGCGCCAGGCGCTGACCGGCAAGCACGTGGTCATCACCGCCGGCCCGACCCAGGAAAACATCGACCCGGTGCGCTACATCACCAACCACAGCTCCGGGAAAATGGGCTTCGCCCTGGCCGAAGCGGCGGTGGAAGCCGGCGCCCGCGTGACCCTGATCAGCGGCCCCGTGCACCTGCCGACCCCGGACCGCGTCACCCGCATCGACGTGGTCAGCGCCCGGGACATGCTCGCGGCCTGCGAGGCTGCGATGCCTTGCGACATCTTCATCGCCTCGGCGGCGGTCGCGGACTACCGCCCGGAAGTCGTGGCCCCGCAAAAACTCAAGAAAGACCCTACGAGCGGCGACGGCTTCGTCCTGCAAATGGTACGTAACCCGGACATCCTGGCCACCATCGCCACCCGTCCCGACCGTCCGTTCAGTGTCGGCTTCGCTGCCGAGACCGAACACCTGCTCGACTACGCTGCACGCAAACTGAAGGACAAGAATCTCGACCTGATCGTCGCCAACGACGTCGCCAACCCGAGCATCGGCTTCAACAGCGAAGAGAACGCCTGCAGCGTCATCGACCGTGGGCTGCACGCCACGGTCTTCGCCCAGACCAGCAAGGGCAAGATCGCCCGCCAACTGGTCACTTTCATCGCCGAACGGCTGAACCAGGTTTAA
- the spoT gene encoding bifunctional GTP diphosphokinase/guanosine-3',5'-bis pyrophosphate 3'-pyrophosphohydrolase yields the protein MPSIDALADRLSAYLGQDQVNLVRRAYFYAEQAHDGQRRRSGEAYVTHPLAVANILADMHMDHQSLMAAMLHDVIEDTGIAKEALQAQFGETVAELVDGVSKLTQMNFETKAEAQAENFQKMAMAMARDIRVILVKLADRLHNMRTLEVLSGEKRRRIAKETLEIYAPIANRLGMHSVRVEFEDLGFKAMHPMRSARIYQAVKRARGNRKEIVNKIEESLSHCLAIDGIQGEVSGRQKHLYGIYKKMRGKRRAFNEIMDVYAFRIIVDKVDTCYRVLGAVHNLYKPLPGRFKDYIAIPKANGYQSLHTTLFGMHGVPIEIQIRTREMEEMANNGIAAHWLYKSSSDEQPKGTHARARQWVKGVLEMQQRAGNSLEFIESVKIDLFPDEVYVFTPKGRIMELPKGSTAVDFAYAVHTDVGNSCIACRINRRLAPLSEPLQSGSTVEIVSAPGARPNPAWLNFVVTGKARTHIRHALKLQRRSESISLGERLLNKVLNGFDSSLENISAERIQAMLAEYRLELIEDLLEDIGLGNRMAYVVARRLLGEDEQLPAPEGPLAIRGTEGLVLSYAKCCTPIPGDPIVGHLSAGKGMVVHLDNCRNISEIRHNPEKCIQLSWAKDVSGEFNVELRVELEHQRGLIALLASSVNAADGNIEKISMDERDGRISVVQLVVSVHDRVHLARVIKKLRALTGVIRITRMRA from the coding sequence ATGCCGAGCATAGACGCCCTCGCCGATCGCTTATCGGCCTACCTCGGCCAGGACCAGGTCAACCTGGTCCGCCGGGCCTACTTCTACGCCGAACAGGCCCACGACGGCCAGCGCCGCCGCAGCGGCGAGGCGTACGTCACGCACCCGCTCGCGGTCGCGAACATCCTTGCCGACATGCACATGGACCATCAGAGCCTGATGGCCGCGATGCTGCATGACGTGATCGAAGACACCGGCATCGCCAAAGAGGCGCTGCAGGCGCAGTTCGGCGAAACCGTGGCCGAACTGGTCGACGGGGTCAGCAAACTGACCCAGATGAACTTCGAGACCAAGGCCGAAGCCCAGGCCGAGAACTTCCAGAAGATGGCCATGGCCATGGCGCGCGACATCCGCGTGATCCTGGTCAAGCTGGCCGACCGCCTGCACAACATGCGCACCCTGGAAGTGCTCTCCGGCGAGAAGCGCCGGCGGATCGCCAAGGAAACCCTGGAGATCTACGCCCCCATCGCCAACCGGCTGGGCATGCACTCGGTTCGCGTGGAGTTCGAAGACCTCGGCTTCAAGGCCATGCACCCGATGCGTTCCGCGCGGATCTACCAGGCGGTCAAGCGCGCCCGGGGCAACCGCAAGGAAATCGTCAACAAGATCGAAGAGTCCCTGAGCCACTGCCTGGCCATCGACGGCATCCAGGGCGAAGTCAGCGGCCGCCAGAAGCACCTCTACGGCATCTACAAGAAAATGCGCGGCAAGCGTCGGGCCTTCAACGAGATCATGGACGTGTACGCGTTCCGGATCATCGTCGACAAGGTCGACACCTGCTACCGCGTGCTGGGTGCCGTGCACAACCTGTACAAGCCGCTGCCGGGACGCTTCAAGGACTACATCGCGATCCCCAAGGCCAACGGCTACCAGTCGCTGCACACCACGCTGTTCGGCATGCACGGCGTGCCCATCGAGATCCAGATCCGCACCCGCGAGATGGAAGAGATGGCCAACAACGGCATCGCCGCCCACTGGCTGTACAAGTCCAGCAGCGACGAACAGCCCAAAGGCACCCACGCCCGCGCCCGCCAATGGGTCAAAGGCGTGCTGGAAATGCAGCAACGCGCCGGCAACTCGCTGGAATTCATCGAAAGCGTGAAGATCGACCTGTTCCCGGACGAGGTCTACGTGTTCACGCCCAAGGGCCGGATCATGGAGCTGCCCAAAGGCTCCACCGCCGTCGACTTCGCCTACGCGGTGCACACCGACGTCGGCAACAGCTGCATCGCCTGCCGGATCAACCGCCGCCTCGCCCCGCTGTCCGAACCGCTGCAGAGCGGCTCCACGGTCGAGATCGTCAGCGCCCCCGGCGCCCGGCCGAACCCGGCGTGGCTCAATTTCGTGGTCACCGGCAAGGCCCGCACCCACATCCGCCATGCGCTCAAGCTGCAGCGCCGCTCCGAATCCATCAGCCTGGGCGAGCGCCTGCTGAACAAGGTGCTGAACGGCTTCGACAGCTCGCTGGAGAACATCTCCGCCGAGCGGATCCAGGCCATGCTCGCCGAGTACCGCCTCGAACTGATCGAAGACCTGCTGGAAGACATCGGCCTGGGCAACCGCATGGCCTATGTGGTGGCCCGCCGCCTGCTCGGCGAGGACGAACAGCTGCCGGCGCCGGAAGGTCCGCTGGCGATCCGCGGCACCGAGGGCCTGGTGCTCAGTTACGCCAAATGCTGCACGCCGATCCCCGGCGACCCGATCGTCGGTCACCTGTCGGCGGGCAAAGGCATGGTCGTGCACCTGGACAACTGCCGCAACATCAGCGAAATCCGCCACAACCCGGAAAAATGCATCCAGCTCTCGTGGGCCAAGGATGTCAGCGGCGAATTCAACGTCGAGCTGCGGGTCGAGCTGGAGCACCAGCGCGGCCTGATCGCGCTGCTGGCCAGCAGCGTCAACGCGGCCGACGGCAACATCGAGAAAATCAGCATGGACGAGCGCGACGGCCGCATCAGCGTCGTCCAGCTGGTGGTCAGCGTCCACGACCGCGTGCACCTGGCCCGCGTGATCAAGAAACTGCGCGCCCTGACCGGGGTGATCCGCATCACCCGCATGCGCGCCTAA
- the rph gene encoding ribonuclease PH, with protein MKRPSGRAADQLRSIRITRNYTKHAEGSVLVEFGDTKVICTVSVENGVPRFLKGQGQGWLTAEYGMLPRSTGERNQREASRGKQGGRTLEIQRLIGRSLRAALDMSKLGDVTLYVDCDVIQADGGTRTASITGAMVALVDALKVIKKRGGLKGGDPLKQMIGAVSVGMYQGEPVLDLDYLEDSAAETDLNVVMTGTGGFIEVQGTAEGAPFQPEELTAMLELAKKGMTEIFELQKAALAD; from the coding sequence ATGAAACGTCCAAGTGGTCGCGCTGCCGATCAGCTTCGCTCGATCCGCATTACCCGCAACTACACCAAGCATGCCGAGGGATCGGTACTGGTCGAATTCGGTGATACCAAGGTCATCTGCACCGTCAGCGTCGAAAACGGCGTGCCGCGCTTCCTCAAGGGCCAGGGCCAGGGCTGGCTGACCGCCGAGTACGGCATGCTGCCGCGCTCCACCGGCGAGCGTAACCAGCGCGAGGCCAGCCGCGGCAAGCAGGGCGGGCGCACCCTGGAGATCCAGCGCCTGATCGGCCGCTCCCTGCGCGCGGCGCTGGACATGTCCAAGCTGGGCGACGTCACCCTGTACGTCGACTGCGACGTGATCCAGGCCGACGGCGGCACCCGCACCGCGTCGATCACCGGCGCCATGGTCGCGCTGGTCGATGCGCTGAAGGTGATCAAGAAGCGCGGCGGCCTGAAGGGCGGCGACCCGCTCAAGCAGATGATCGGCGCCGTTTCCGTGGGCATGTACCAGGGCGAGCCGGTGCTGGATCTGGACTATCTTGAGGATTCCGCCGCCGAGACCGACCTGAACGTGGTGATGACCGGCACCGGCGGCTTCATCGAAGTGCAGGGCACCGCCGAAGGCGCGCCGTTCCAGCCTGAGGAACTGACCGCCATGCTGGAGCTGGCCAAGAAGGGCATGACCGAAATCTTCGAACTGCAGAAGGCGGCGCTGGCCGACTGA
- the dut gene encoding dUTP diphosphatase produces MHALQAKILDPRIGTQFPLPQYATPGSAGLDLRAMLEQDTVIKPGETVLIPTGLSVYIGDPNLAALILPRSGMGHKHGIVLGNLVGLIDSDYQGPLMVSCWNRGQTDFTMTVGERLAQLVLVPVVQAHFEMVEEFVETERGTGGFGHTGTK; encoded by the coding sequence ATGCACGCTTTGCAAGCCAAGATCCTCGACCCACGCATCGGCACCCAATTCCCGCTGCCGCAATACGCCACGCCCGGCTCCGCTGGCCTCGACCTGCGCGCCATGCTGGAACAGGACACCGTGATCAAGCCGGGCGAGACCGTGCTGATCCCCACCGGCCTGTCGGTGTACATCGGCGACCCGAACCTCGCCGCGCTGATCCTGCCGCGCTCAGGCATGGGCCATAAGCACGGCATCGTGCTGGGCAACCTGGTCGGCCTGATCGACTCCGACTACCAGGGCCCGCTGATGGTCTCCTGCTGGAACCGCGGCCAGACCGACTTCACCATGACCGTCGGCGAACGCCTGGCGCAACTGGTGCTGGTGCCGGTGGTGCAGGCGCATTTCGAGATGGTCGAGGAATTCGTCGAGACCGAACGCGGCACCGGCGGTTTCGGCCATACCGGCACCAAATGA
- the pyrE gene encoding orotate phosphoribosyltransferase codes for MQAYQRDFIRFAIDRGVLRFGEFTLKSGRTSPYFFNAGLFNSGSALAQLGRFYAAAIADSGIPFDVLFGPAYKGIPLAATTAVALAEHHGRDLPWCFNRKEAKAHGEGGSLVGAPLTGDVLIIDDVITAGTAIREVMQIIASQEGAKAAGVLIALNRQERGNGELSAIQEVERDFGIPVISIVSLNQVLEFLADDPQLKQHLPAVEAYRAQFGV; via the coding sequence ATGCAAGCGTATCAGCGCGATTTCATTCGTTTTGCCATCGATCGCGGCGTTTTGCGCTTCGGTGAGTTCACCCTGAAGTCCGGGCGCACCAGTCCTTACTTCTTCAACGCCGGCCTGTTCAATTCAGGTTCCGCGCTGGCCCAGCTGGGCCGCTTCTACGCGGCGGCCATCGCCGACAGCGGCATTCCGTTCGACGTCCTCTTCGGCCCGGCCTACAAAGGCATCCCGCTGGCGGCCACCACCGCCGTCGCGCTGGCCGAACATCACGGCCGCGACCTGCCATGGTGCTTCAACCGCAAGGAAGCCAAGGCCCACGGCGAAGGCGGCAGCCTGGTCGGCGCGCCGCTGACCGGCGACGTGCTGATCATCGACGACGTGATCACCGCCGGCACCGCGATCCGCGAGGTGATGCAGATCATCGCGTCCCAGGAAGGCGCCAAGGCGGCCGGCGTGCTGATCGCCCTGAACCGCCAGGAACGCGGCAACGGTGAGCTGTCGGCGATCCAGGAAGTCGAGCGTGACTTCGGCATCCCGGTGATCAGCATCGTGTCGCTGAATCAGGTGCTGGAATTCCTGGCCGACGACCCGCAGCTCAAGCAGCACTTGCCGGCCGTCGAGGCCTACCGCGCCCAGTTCGGCGTTTGA
- the gmk gene encoding guanylate kinase: protein MTHSTGTLYIISAPSGAGKSSLVKALTDANPEIRVSISHTTRAMRPGEVDGVNYHFVTREAFVKMGEHGDFLERAEVFGNFYGTSQSRLQQTLDEGHDLILEIDWQGAEQVRKLMPQARSIFILPPSLQALHQRLTNRGQDSDEIIDGRMREAVSEMSHYVEYDYVIINDDFAHALDDLKAIFRSNQLLQKRQQVRFGKLLAELLG from the coding sequence ATGACCCACAGCACCGGCACCCTTTACATCATTTCCGCCCCCTCGGGCGCGGGCAAGAGCAGCCTGGTCAAGGCGCTGACCGACGCCAACCCGGAAATCCGCGTATCGATCTCCCACACCACCCGCGCCATGCGCCCGGGCGAGGTGGATGGCGTGAACTACCACTTCGTGACCCGCGAAGCATTCGTGAAGATGGGCGAACACGGCGACTTCCTCGAACGCGCCGAAGTGTTCGGCAACTTCTACGGCACCTCGCAAAGCCGCCTGCAGCAGACCCTGGACGAAGGCCACGACCTGATCCTGGAGATCGACTGGCAAGGCGCCGAACAAGTGCGCAAGCTGATGCCCCAGGCCCGTTCGATCTTCATCCTGCCGCCCTCGCTGCAAGCCCTGCACCAGCGCCTGACCAACCGCGGCCAGGACAGCGACGAGATCATCGACGGACGCATGCGCGAAGCGGTCAGCGAGATGAGCCACTACGTCGAATACGACTACGTGATCATCAATGACGATTTCGCCCACGCACTGGACGACCTGAAAGCGATTTTCCGCTCCAACCAGCTGCTGCAGAAACGCCAGCAAGTGCGTTTCGGCAAACTGCTGGCCGAACTGCTCGGTTGA
- the rpoZ gene encoding DNA-directed RNA polymerase subunit omega — protein sequence MARVTVEDCLEHVDNRFELVMLSTKRARQLATGGKEPKVAWENDKPTVVALREIAEGIVTPEFIAAEEIVTEDPVFAAFTEDESNEAV from the coding sequence ATGGCCCGCGTAACCGTTGAAGACTGCCTAGAACACGTGGATAACCGCTTTGAGCTGGTCATGCTCTCGACCAAGCGTGCCCGTCAACTGGCAACCGGCGGCAAAGAGCCGAAGGTCGCATGGGAAAACGACAAGCCTACCGTCGTCGCCCTGCGTGAAATCGCCGAAGGCATCGTGACCCCTGAATTCATCGCCGCCGAAGAAATCGTCACCGAAGACCCGGTCTTCGCTGCATTTACCGAGGACGAGTCCAACGAGGCCGTCTAA
- the argB gene encoding acetylglutamate kinase has protein sequence MTLERDAAAQTAKVLSEALPYIRRYVGKTLVIKYGGNAMESEELKTGFARDIVLMKAVGINPVVVHGGGPQIGDLLKRLSIESHFVDGMRVTDAATMDVVEMVLGGQVNKSIVNLINRHGGSAIGLTGKDAELIRAKKLNVTRQTPEMTTPEIIDIGHVGEVVGINTDLLNLLVKGDFIPVIAPIGVGENGESYNINADLVAGKVAEALKAEKLMLLTNIAGLMDKEGKVLTGLSTQQVDALIADGTIYGGMLPKIRCALEAVQGGVGSSLIIDGRVPNAILLEIFTDTGVGTLISNRKRS, from the coding sequence ATGACCCTCGAACGCGATGCCGCCGCCCAAACCGCCAAGGTTCTGTCCGAAGCGCTGCCTTACATCCGACGCTATGTCGGCAAGACCCTGGTGATCAAATACGGCGGCAACGCGATGGAAAGCGAGGAGCTGAAGACCGGCTTCGCCCGCGACATCGTGCTGATGAAGGCCGTGGGCATCAACCCGGTGGTCGTGCACGGCGGCGGCCCGCAGATCGGTGACCTGCTCAAGCGCCTGTCCATCGAAAGCCACTTCGTCGACGGCATGCGCGTCACCGACGCCGCGACCATGGATGTGGTGGAAATGGTGCTCGGCGGTCAGGTCAACAAGAGCATCGTCAACCTGATCAACCGTCATGGCGGCAGCGCCATCGGCCTGACCGGCAAGGACGCCGAGCTGATCCGCGCGAAAAAGCTCAACGTCACCCGCCAGACCCCGGAGATGACCACCCCGGAAATCATCGACATCGGCCATGTGGGCGAAGTGGTCGGGATCAACACCGACCTGCTGAACCTGCTGGTCAAGGGCGACTTCATTCCGGTGATCGCGCCGATCGGCGTCGGAGAGAACGGCGAGTCGTACAACATCAATGCGGATCTGGTGGCCGGCAAGGTCGCCGAAGCGCTGAAGGCCGAGAAGCTGATGCTGCTGACCAACATCGCCGGCCTGATGGACAAGGAAGGCAAGGTACTGACCGGCCTGAGCACCCAGCAAGTCGACGCGCTGATCGCCGACGGCACCATCTACGGCGGCATGCTGCCCAAGATCCGCTGCGCGCTGGAAGCGGTGCAGGGCGGCGTGGGCAGTTCGCTGATCATCGACGGCCGCGTGCCGAACGCGATCCTGCTGGAAATCTTCACCGACACCGGTGTGGGCACGCTGATCAGCAACCGCAAGCGTTCGTAA
- a CDS encoding YicC/YloC family endoribonuclease, with amino-acid sequence MVHSMTAFARVEKAGVQGTLSWELRSVNSRYLEPHLRLPESFRDLEGAVREALRQGLSRGKLECTLRFTEESTGKPLQVDRERAAQLVAAAETVAGLIKDPAALNPLEVLAWPGVLVADATDPQALNAEALALFNQGLKELKAGREREGAELARLIDDRLTSIEEDVSTLRELVPQMLATQRQKILDRFADMKAELDPQRLEQEMVMLAQKSDVAEELDRLSTHIIEVRRVLKSGGAAGRRLDFLMQELNREANTLGSKAFDPRSTQAAVNLKVLIEQMREQVQNIE; translated from the coding sequence ATGGTGCACAGCATGACCGCCTTCGCCCGCGTCGAGAAAGCCGGCGTCCAGGGCACCCTGAGCTGGGAGCTGCGCTCGGTCAACAGCCGCTACCTGGAACCGCACCTGCGCCTGCCGGAGTCCTTCCGCGACCTCGAAGGCGCCGTGCGCGAAGCGCTGCGCCAGGGCCTGTCGCGGGGCAAGCTGGAATGCACCCTGCGCTTCACCGAAGAAAGCACCGGCAAGCCGCTGCAGGTTGACCGCGAGCGCGCCGCGCAACTGGTCGCCGCCGCCGAGACCGTCGCCGGCCTGATCAAGGACCCCGCCGCGCTGAACCCGCTGGAAGTGCTGGCCTGGCCGGGCGTGCTGGTCGCCGACGCCACCGACCCGCAGGCGCTCAACGCCGAGGCGCTGGCGCTGTTCAACCAGGGCCTGAAGGAACTCAAGGCCGGCCGCGAGCGCGAAGGCGCGGAGCTGGCCCGGCTGATCGACGATCGCCTGACCTCCATCGAAGAAGACGTATCGACCCTGCGCGAACTGGTTCCGCAGATGCTCGCCACCCAGCGCCAGAAGATCCTGGACCGCTTCGCCGACATGAAGGCCGAGCTGGATCCGCAGCGCCTGGAGCAGGAAATGGTCATGCTCGCGCAAAAGAGCGACGTGGCCGAAGAACTGGATCGCCTGAGCACCCACATCATCGAAGTCCGCCGTGTGCTCAAGTCCGGCGGCGCGGCCGGGCGGCGCCTGGACTTCCTGATGCAGGAGCTCAACCGCGAAGCCAACACACTGGGCTCCAAGGCCTTCGACCCGCGCAGCACCCAGGCGGCGGTCAACCTCAAGGTGTTGATCGAGCAGATGCGCGAACAAGTGCAGAACATTGAGTAA
- the radC gene encoding RadC family protein — translation MSIRDWPAAQRPREKLLEQGSGSLSDAELLAIFLRTGVSGKSAVDLARHLLNEFGSLRALLEADLVSFSAQLGLGPAKFAQLQAVLEMGRRHLAERMRKKMALENPQVVRDYLKAMLRHEPHEVFGCLFLDSKHQVLNFEALFRGSIDNTAVHPREVVKRSLANNAAAVILCHNHPSGNSDPSQADRLLTKRLQKALELIDVRVLDHFIVGDGEPLSMAECGWM, via the coding sequence ATGAGTATTCGCGATTGGCCGGCGGCGCAAAGGCCGCGGGAGAAGCTGCTTGAACAGGGCTCGGGAAGTCTTTCCGATGCCGAACTGCTGGCGATTTTTCTGCGGACCGGCGTGTCCGGAAAAAGCGCGGTGGATCTGGCGCGACACCTTTTGAACGAATTCGGCAGCCTGCGGGCACTGCTTGAGGCTGATCTCGTGTCATTCAGTGCACAGTTGGGGCTGGGGCCGGCGAAATTCGCCCAACTGCAAGCGGTGCTCGAAATGGGGCGGCGGCATCTGGCTGAGCGCATGCGAAAGAAAATGGCGCTGGAAAATCCCCAGGTGGTTCGCGATTACCTCAAAGCCATGCTGCGCCATGAGCCGCACGAGGTGTTTGGTTGCCTGTTTCTGGATTCCAAGCACCAGGTGCTGAATTTCGAGGCACTGTTTCGCGGTTCCATCGACAACACTGCCGTGCATCCGCGAGAGGTGGTCAAGCGTTCGCTGGCGAACAACGCAGCGGCGGTGATCCTGTGCCACAACCATCCGTCGGGCAACAGCGATCCGAGTCAGGCGGATCGCCTGCTGACCAAGCGTTTGCAAAAAGCCCTTGAACTGATCGATGTGCGGGTGCTCGATCACTTCATCGTGGGTGACGGTGAGCCGCTGTCGATGGCGGAGTGCGGCTGGATGTAG